Proteins encoded by one window of bacterium:
- a CDS encoding PD-(D/E)XK nuclease family protein: MQDLVDKNNNYWSSPRSVEFWCNVFEYSFERLTQWQATNLLVHLKEENNWAKIKVEEQKKKPEEGDYISASDFQSYHFCNFALYLKYQGKASQNVYDLYRGNRAQDTNYARSKNYRSRQTPYMLRKLRELDPSIDYIEWLDQDKSDFIQINGKYKLYGKADALVYHDNGDVSVLEYKSKEGSFRDKAYKSSIMQVSAYYNIYQNAHNLSDKLFIIYQRPNNYIKAYQYSYASVSKAFEWNAKRIFSIKNKSYKVYAKYKDNKCPSCGYRNYCNSIFKEENKGNKNFVQ, from the coding sequence TTGCAAGACCTTGTAGATAAAAATAATAATTATTGGTCTTCGCCACGCTCAGTAGAGTTTTGGTGCAATGTGTTTGAATATTCTTTTGAAAGACTTACTCAATGGCAAGCTACAAATTTACTTGTGCATTTAAAAGAAGAAAATAATTGGGCGAAGATTAAAGTGGAAGAGCAGAAAAAAAAACCGGAAGAAGGAGATTATATTTCAGCCAGTGATTTTCAATCGTATCATTTTTGTAATTTTGCTCTTTACCTGAAATATCAAGGTAAAGCGTCACAAAATGTTTATGATTTGTATAGAGGAAATAGAGCTCAGGATACAAACTATGCAAGAAGTAAAAACTACCGCAGCCGTCAAACACCTTACATGTTAAGAAAATTAAGAGAACTAGATCCCTCAATTGATTACATTGAATGGTTAGATCAAGATAAGAGTGACTTTATACAAATAAACGGTAAGTATAAACTTTATGGTAAAGCCGACGCATTGGTTTATCACGATAATGGAGACGTTTCTGTTTTAGAGTACAAATCAAAGGAAGGTTCTTTTAGAGACAAAGCCTATAAAAGTTCTATTATGCAAGTTTCTGCGTATTATAACATATATCAAAATGCCCATAATTTATCCGATAAATTATTCATTATATATCAACGGCCCAACAACTATATCAAAGCTTATCAATATAGCTATGCATCTGTAAGCAAAGCATTTGAATGGAATGCTAAGAGAATTTTTTCTATAAAAAACAAAAGCTACAAAGTCTATGCAAAATATAAAGATAATAAATGTCCCAGCTGTGGGTATAGAAATTATTGTAATTCAATTTTTAAAGAGGAAAATAAAGGAAATAAAAATTTTGTTCAGTGA